A single window of Vicinamibacterales bacterium DNA harbors:
- a CDS encoding IS66 family transposase: MTRRVLGSTTDVPALRAQLEALVAAGEHVQVIAILFEVLEKVTRDHSDLAARYTSMLRQMYRSKSERISPDQLALFLAQLPANETTTPPDEPPPAPEPPPGPIEGDAGAPPAGPQEPSKPRRGGRKPVPPSMRREIVKIPVPDDELRCCDAEKKLIGTRVRVTIEYRPGEAYAVEEHAEVRACAICEGNVSTAPTTPPPIEGARPGPGMLAQIVTSKNSDAVPIERQSKILARGGAPIAPSTLGDWYARAADLVEPLSQVLRDDTLARYLISLDDTGLAVLSRGHARGIKRGHIWTFLGDGGEVAFCEYTPDWKGKWPQATLAAFRGQVIQSDGYAGLAPIFERPNAPRRAGCMDHCRRRFIKALDAGDARAAVVVAALREIYAVEAQARADGADLDELRLRRQRDSRPRVERLHRIIADLAGRATPKSPLGKAVGYAVNQWPTLVLFLDDPRVPLSNAHVERQQRRTAIGRRNWLFAGSDDAARRFAILHTLIINCDLVGAPPFEYLRDVFRHLADDWPMARIRELLPAAWLANQRRQQQPPDRAADPIDDAVVAAAA; this comes from the coding sequence GTGACTCGACGCGTGCTCGGCTCGACGACGGATGTGCCGGCGCTGCGTGCGCAGCTCGAGGCGCTGGTCGCTGCCGGCGAGCACGTGCAGGTGATCGCCATCCTCTTCGAGGTCCTCGAGAAGGTGACGCGCGACCACAGCGACCTGGCGGCGCGCTACACGTCGATGCTGCGCCAGATGTACCGAAGCAAGTCGGAGCGGATCTCGCCGGATCAGCTCGCGCTGTTCCTCGCCCAGCTCCCCGCCAACGAGACCACCACGCCCCCCGACGAGCCGCCGCCGGCGCCCGAGCCACCGCCCGGCCCGATCGAGGGCGACGCAGGTGCGCCACCGGCCGGACCACAAGAGCCGAGCAAGCCCAGGCGCGGCGGTCGCAAGCCGGTGCCGCCGTCGATGCGGCGCGAGATCGTGAAGATCCCGGTCCCCGACGATGAGCTTCGCTGCTGCGATGCCGAGAAGAAGCTGATCGGGACCCGCGTTCGGGTCACGATCGAGTACCGCCCGGGCGAAGCCTACGCAGTAGAGGAACACGCCGAGGTTCGCGCCTGCGCGATCTGCGAGGGCAACGTGTCGACGGCGCCGACCACGCCACCGCCGATCGAGGGCGCACGGCCCGGTCCCGGCATGCTCGCGCAGATCGTGACGTCGAAGAACTCCGATGCCGTGCCGATCGAGCGCCAGAGCAAGATCCTCGCGCGCGGCGGGGCGCCGATCGCGCCATCGACGCTCGGCGATTGGTACGCGCGTGCCGCGGATCTCGTCGAGCCGTTGTCGCAGGTGCTTCGCGACGACACCCTCGCCCGCTACTTGATCAGCTTGGATGACACCGGCCTGGCGGTGCTCAGCCGCGGTCACGCGCGCGGCATCAAGCGCGGTCATATCTGGACCTTCCTGGGCGATGGTGGCGAGGTCGCGTTCTGTGAGTACACGCCCGACTGGAAGGGGAAATGGCCGCAGGCGACGCTGGCTGCGTTCCGCGGCCAGGTGATCCAGTCCGACGGCTACGCCGGGCTCGCTCCCATCTTCGAGCGCCCCAACGCGCCGCGCCGTGCAGGATGCATGGACCACTGCCGGCGCCGGTTCATCAAGGCACTCGACGCCGGTGATGCCCGCGCCGCGGTCGTCGTCGCTGCGCTGCGCGAGATCTACGCGGTCGAAGCCCAGGCCCGCGCCGACGGCGCCGACCTCGACGAGCTCCGACTCCGCCGGCAGCGCGACAGCCGGCCGCGCGTCGAGCGCCTCCATCGGATCATTGCCGATCTGGCGGGCCGGGCCACGCCCAAGAGCCCGTTGGGTAAGGCCGTTGGGTACGCCGTCAATCAGTGGCCCACCCTGGTCCTCTTCCTGGACGATCCGCGGGTCCCGCTGTCCAACGCGCACGTCGAACGGCAGCAGCGCCGCACGGCCATCGGTCGCCGAAACTGGTTGTTCGCAGGCTCCGACGACGCCGCCCGTCGCTTCGCGATCCTGCACACCTTGATCATCAACTGCGATCTCGTCGGCGCGCCGCCCTTCGAGTACCTCCGCGACGTCTTCCGGCACCTCGCCGACGACTGGCCCATGGCCCGGATTCGCGAGCTCCTGCCCGCCGCCTGGCTCGCGAACCAGCGCCGACAGCAGCAGCCACCCGATCGAGCTGCTGACCCCATCGACGACGCTGTCGTCGCCGCCGCGGCCTGA